A genomic segment from Triticum dicoccoides isolate Atlit2015 ecotype Zavitan chromosome 1A, WEW_v2.0, whole genome shotgun sequence encodes:
- the LOC119274026 gene encoding N-terminal acetyltransferase B complex auxiliary subunit NAA25-like isoform X2: MASKFGLAGGIPERRVRPIWDAVDSRQYKSALKLCTALLAKHPTSPYALALKALTLERMGKPDEALSVCLEAKELLYSNNIFHFDDLTLSTLQIVFQRLERLDLATSCYEYACTKYPNNLELMMGLFNCYVREYSYVKQQQTALRMYKTVGEERFLLWAVCSIQLQAYFSSGGEKLLAFAEALLKKHISSHSLHEPEALSLYVSILEQQAKYDAALEVLSGDLGSLMGREEDKLRLQGRLLTQACNYVAASEIYQKVLESCPDDWESFLHYLGCLLERDVKLPKPTTGEHTCSSCSVDSNKTSLSEEVESRLASALLFVQKLQKNDSSDSVRGPHLANIEIERQHCLSGNSTKFMEALVNYFHRFGHLSCSSSDVEIYLHMLSGDEITELLDTISRSFDASSVSVKALGLTITTFKVQELLGTLLSKSTTDLQRIAKGMVETFYKNLPLSRDLDPQESMHGEELLSMASNILVQLFWRTRNLGYLLEAVLVLEFGLTVRKHVWQYKITLVHLYSYLGALPLAHRWYVSLEVKNILLESVSHHILPQMLSSPCLQQTASLVKDYLRFMDDHLKESADLTCLAYRHRTYSKVIEFVQFKNRLQCSMQYLAVKSDSVILSLKQKSESLEEVESVLENVNHGGGLVDLSSEDNMKHLTFNEDLEARPWWTPTTSVNFLSEPIDESSTPARFRAKVCKHKSTEKDGPKMRDAERKCLVPRLVYLSMHGCVSSLRETEPNGSVSDITVGEMKTLLEKYARTIGYSMDDALSMILGISSGKKSMKDFAPDIVSWMSFAVFINAMNLWSNESVIPRTDPSSPSSWEIVDSLVKICIEEHLTDANRILTCPGNKIPLLVQMVTEPISWHLIIIQSCMRVVAPQGKKKKKSGPSLRPNMPQLQGIQRSVQCLIETLRSVQKWLSDQMSPEEQGLDILMSYLQGTGDEGPGQTFRVLEEKPAAHASELGDRIAQSLEAWSSTGVVRRIVGAEHEVLAEFKKMVDSKLKLLMSESASLSSVLH, translated from the exons ATGGCCAGCAAGTTCGGGCTCGCCGGCGGAATTCCGGAGCGGCGGGTGCGGCCGATCTGGGACGCCGTCGACTCGCGACAGTACAAGTCCGCGCTCAAGCTCTGCACCGCGCTCCTCGCCAAGCACCCTACCTCACCCTACGCCCTC GCTCTCAAGGCTCTTACTTTGGAAAGGATGGGAAAGCCTGATGAAGCACTGAGTGTCTGTTTGGAAGCCAAGGAGCTATTGTACTCAAATAACATTTTCCATTTTGACGATCTCACCCTTAGCACACTACagatagtgtttcaaaggcttgagAGAT TGGACCTTGCAACTTCATGCTATGAGTATGCTTGTACAAAATACCCTAATAACTTGGAATTAATGATGGGACTCTTTAATTGCTATGTCAGAGAGTACTCATATGTGAAGCAACAACAG ACAGCGCTTAGAATGTACAAAACTGTAGGAGAAGAAAGGTTTTTGCTTTGGGCAGTCTGCAGTATTCAACTGCAG GCATATTTTAGCAGCGGAGGTGAGAAATTGTTAGCATTTGCTGAAGCATTGCTTAAAAAGCACATAAGTTCACATAGTTTACATGAGCCAGAAG CACTTTCTCTCTATGTTTCAATTCTGGAACAACAGGCAAAGTATGATGCTGCTTTGGAAGTTCTATCTGGAGACTTGGGGTCTCTTATGGGAAGGGAGGAGGACAAGCTTCGTTTGCAG GGACGTCTTCTTACTCAAGCGTGTAACTATGTGGCCGCTTCTGAGATATATCAGAAGGTTCTTGAATCTTG TCCTGATGACTGGGAGTCCTTTCTCCATTATTTAGGCTGTCTGCTGGAGCGTGACGTGAAGCTGCCTAAACCAACCACTGGCGAACATACTTGTTCTTCCTGCTCTGTAGATTCGAACAAGACTTCTCTCAGTGAGGAG GTTGAATCTCGCCTTGCAAGTGCATTGTTATTTGTGCAAAAGCTACAAAAAAATGACTCCAGTGACTCTGTTAGAGGTCCTCATCTAGCCAATATTGAAATTGAACGGCAACACTGCCTCAGTGGAAACTCAACAAAGTTTATGGAAGCTTTGGTAAACTATTTCCACAG ATTTGGTCACTTGTCTTGCTCATCGTCAGATGTTGAAATATACCTCCACATGCTATCGGGTGATGAAATAACGGAGTTGCTAGATACAATTTCCAGATCTTTTGATGCATCATCCGTTTCAGTCAAAGCATTGGGTTTGACAATAACTACTTTTAAGGTTCAAGAACTTTTGGGAACTTTATTATCAAAGTCAACTACAG ATCTTCAGCGCATTGCAAAAGGAATGGTCGAGACATTTTACAAAAACTTGCCTCTCTCAAGAGACTTAGATCCTCAGGAAAGCATGCATGGAGAAGAACTGCTGTCTATGGCTAGCAATATTCTTGTGCAG CTTTTTTGGCGTACAAGGAACTTGGGGTACTTACTTGAAGCAGTTTTGGTGCTAGAGTTTGGATTAACTGTTCGCAA GCATGTCTGGCAATACAAGATTACTCTGGTGCATCTGTACTCTTACTTGGGAGCTCTTCCGTTGGCACATCGATG GTATGTAAGCCTGGAGGTCAAAAACATTCTTCTAGAATCCGTCTCACACCACATCTTGCCACAGATGTTGAGTTCTCCTTGCTTGCAACAAACTGCCAGTCTTGTGAAGGATTATCTTAGGTTCATGGATGATCATTTGAAAGAATCTGCTGATCTTACCTGTCTTGCATATAGGCACCGTACTTACTCAAAG GTAATTGAATTTGTGCAGTTCAAAAATCGCTTGCAATGCTCCATGCAGTATCTTGCTGTAAAATCTGATTCTGTAATACTGAGCCTGAAGCAGAAGTCTGAGTCTCTTGAGGAAGTGGAG TCTGTTCTTGAAAATGTGAATCATGGAGGAGGCTTGGTTGATCTATCAAGTGAAGACAACATGAAACATTTAACTTTTAATGAAGATCTCGAGGCACGTCCTTGGTGGACACCAACAACCAGTGTAAATTTTCTTTCAG AACCAATTGATGAAAGTTCGACACCTGCGCGCTTTAGGGCCAAAGTG TGCAAGCACAAATCTACTGAGAAGGATGGCCCTAAGATGAGAGATGCTGAGAGAAAATGTCTTGTCCCCCGGCTTGTTTACCTTTCCATGCATGGTTGTGTATCTTCCCTCAGGGAGACTGAGCCCAATGGGTCTGTTTCTGATATCACTGTTGGGGAAATGAAAACCTtacttgagaaatatgctaggactATTGGCTATTCCATGGATGATGCTCTAAGCATGATTCTTGGTATATCTTCAGGCAAGAAGTCTATGAAG GATTTTGCTCCTGATATTGTGAGCTGGATGAGTTTTGCTGTATTTATTAATGCAATGAACTTGTGGTCAAATGAATCAGTGATCCCCAGAACTGATCCGAGCAGCCCAAGTTCTTGGGAGATTGTGGACAGCTTAGTGAAAATTTGCATAGAGGAGCACCTGACTGATGCCAATAGAATCCTAACTTGTCCTGGAAATAAAATTCCACTGTTAGTGCAAATGGTTACAGAACCCATTTCTTGGCATCTCATCATAATCCAGTCCTGCATGAGAGTGGTGGCCCCGcaaggaaagaagaaaaagaaaagcggCCCATCGCTGCGACCAAACATGCCTCAGTTGCAAGGAATTCAAAGATCTGTTCAGTGCTTGATTGAAACACTCCGAAGTGTCCAAAAATGGTTATCTGATCAGATGAGTCCAGAGGAGCAAGGTTTGGATATCTTAATGTCATATTTGCAAGGAACTGGCGATGAAGGTCCAGGACAGACATTCAGAGTCTTGGAAGAGAAACCAGCAGCACATGCCTCTGAGCTTGGTGATCGAATTGCTCAGTCTCTGGAAGCATGGAGTTCTACTGGTGTGGTAAGAAGAATTGTTGGAGCAGAACATGAGGTGCTAGCCGAGTTCAAGAAAATGGTTGACTCTAAACTCAAGCTGCTCATGTCGGAATCGGCTTCTCTATCTTCGGTGTTACACTAG
- the LOC119290729 gene encoding uncharacterized protein LOC119290729, with product MAASQEYMDKALLRRSYRNVWHTDLTNAIQADFPYCCLSLWCGPCVSYMLRRRALYHDMSRYVCCAGYMPCSGRCGESKCPELCLATEAFLCFGSSVASTRFLLQDEFNIQTTQCDNCIISSMFCLQQLACICSLVACIVGNQELSEASQAISCVSDTVYWTVCSCMQTQHKVEMDKRDGKLGGAAMTVPPMQQMSRIDQPMPPQVGYAPQPASYR from the exons ATGGCGGCGTCGCAGGAGTACATGGACAAGGCGCTGCTCCGGCGGAGCTACCGCAACGTCTGGCATACCGACCTCACCAACGCCATCCAGGCGGATTTCCCAT ACTGCTGTCTGTCGCTGTGGTG CGGCCCATGCGTCTCCTACATGCTCCGCAGGCGTGCTCTCTACCACGACATGTCGAG ATATGTGTGCTGCGCCGGGTACATGCCATGCAGCGGCAGGTGCGGCGAGAGCAAATGCCCAGAACTATGCCTCGCAACAGAG GCGTTCCTCTGCTTCGGCAGCTCGGTTGCTTCGACCAGGTTCCTGCTGCAGGACGAGTTCAACATCCAGACGACCCAGTGCGACAACTGCATCATC AGCTCCATGTTCTGCCTCCAGCAGCTGGCCTGCATCTGCTCCCTGGTCGCCTGCATCGTCGGCAACCAGGAGCTCTCCGAGGCTTCGCAGGCGATCTCCTGCGTCTCCGACACGGTCTACTGGAC GGTTTGCTCCTGTATGCAG ACGCAGCACAAGGTGGAGATGGACAAGAGGGACGGCAAGCTGGGCGGGGCTGCGATGACGGTCCCTCCGATGCAGCAGATGTCGCGCATCGATCAGCCGATGCCGCCTCAGGTCGGGTATGCGCCGCAGCCAGCGTCCTACAGGTAG
- the LOC119274026 gene encoding N-terminal acetyltransferase B complex auxiliary subunit NAA25-like isoform X1 — protein MASKFGLAGGIPERRVRPIWDAVDSRQYKSALKLCTALLAKHPTSPYALALKALTLERMGKPDEALSVCLEAKELLYSNNIFHFDDLTLSTLQIVFQRLERLDLATSCYEYACTKYPNNLELMMGLFNCYVREYSYVKQQQTALRMYKTVGEERFLLWAVCSIQLQAYFSSGGEKLLAFAEALLKKHISSHSLHEPEALSLYVSILEQQAKYDAALEVLSGDLGSLMGREEDKLRLQGRLLTQACNYVAASEIYQKVLESCPDDWESFLHYLGCLLERDVKLPKPTTGEHTCSSCSVDSNKTSLSEEVVESRLASALLFVQKLQKNDSSDSVRGPHLANIEIERQHCLSGNSTKFMEALVNYFHRFGHLSCSSSDVEIYLHMLSGDEITELLDTISRSFDASSVSVKALGLTITTFKVQELLGTLLSKSTTDLQRIAKGMVETFYKNLPLSRDLDPQESMHGEELLSMASNILVQLFWRTRNLGYLLEAVLVLEFGLTVRKHVWQYKITLVHLYSYLGALPLAHRWYVSLEVKNILLESVSHHILPQMLSSPCLQQTASLVKDYLRFMDDHLKESADLTCLAYRHRTYSKVIEFVQFKNRLQCSMQYLAVKSDSVILSLKQKSESLEEVESVLENVNHGGGLVDLSSEDNMKHLTFNEDLEARPWWTPTTSVNFLSEPIDESSTPARFRAKVCKHKSTEKDGPKMRDAERKCLVPRLVYLSMHGCVSSLRETEPNGSVSDITVGEMKTLLEKYARTIGYSMDDALSMILGISSGKKSMKDFAPDIVSWMSFAVFINAMNLWSNESVIPRTDPSSPSSWEIVDSLVKICIEEHLTDANRILTCPGNKIPLLVQMVTEPISWHLIIIQSCMRVVAPQGKKKKKSGPSLRPNMPQLQGIQRSVQCLIETLRSVQKWLSDQMSPEEQGLDILMSYLQGTGDEGPGQTFRVLEEKPAAHASELGDRIAQSLEAWSSTGVVRRIVGAEHEVLAEFKKMVDSKLKLLMSESASLSSVLH, from the exons ATGGCCAGCAAGTTCGGGCTCGCCGGCGGAATTCCGGAGCGGCGGGTGCGGCCGATCTGGGACGCCGTCGACTCGCGACAGTACAAGTCCGCGCTCAAGCTCTGCACCGCGCTCCTCGCCAAGCACCCTACCTCACCCTACGCCCTC GCTCTCAAGGCTCTTACTTTGGAAAGGATGGGAAAGCCTGATGAAGCACTGAGTGTCTGTTTGGAAGCCAAGGAGCTATTGTACTCAAATAACATTTTCCATTTTGACGATCTCACCCTTAGCACACTACagatagtgtttcaaaggcttgagAGAT TGGACCTTGCAACTTCATGCTATGAGTATGCTTGTACAAAATACCCTAATAACTTGGAATTAATGATGGGACTCTTTAATTGCTATGTCAGAGAGTACTCATATGTGAAGCAACAACAG ACAGCGCTTAGAATGTACAAAACTGTAGGAGAAGAAAGGTTTTTGCTTTGGGCAGTCTGCAGTATTCAACTGCAG GCATATTTTAGCAGCGGAGGTGAGAAATTGTTAGCATTTGCTGAAGCATTGCTTAAAAAGCACATAAGTTCACATAGTTTACATGAGCCAGAAG CACTTTCTCTCTATGTTTCAATTCTGGAACAACAGGCAAAGTATGATGCTGCTTTGGAAGTTCTATCTGGAGACTTGGGGTCTCTTATGGGAAGGGAGGAGGACAAGCTTCGTTTGCAG GGACGTCTTCTTACTCAAGCGTGTAACTATGTGGCCGCTTCTGAGATATATCAGAAGGTTCTTGAATCTTG TCCTGATGACTGGGAGTCCTTTCTCCATTATTTAGGCTGTCTGCTGGAGCGTGACGTGAAGCTGCCTAAACCAACCACTGGCGAACATACTTGTTCTTCCTGCTCTGTAGATTCGAACAAGACTTCTCTCAGTGAGGAGGTG GTTGAATCTCGCCTTGCAAGTGCATTGTTATTTGTGCAAAAGCTACAAAAAAATGACTCCAGTGACTCTGTTAGAGGTCCTCATCTAGCCAATATTGAAATTGAACGGCAACACTGCCTCAGTGGAAACTCAACAAAGTTTATGGAAGCTTTGGTAAACTATTTCCACAG ATTTGGTCACTTGTCTTGCTCATCGTCAGATGTTGAAATATACCTCCACATGCTATCGGGTGATGAAATAACGGAGTTGCTAGATACAATTTCCAGATCTTTTGATGCATCATCCGTTTCAGTCAAAGCATTGGGTTTGACAATAACTACTTTTAAGGTTCAAGAACTTTTGGGAACTTTATTATCAAAGTCAACTACAG ATCTTCAGCGCATTGCAAAAGGAATGGTCGAGACATTTTACAAAAACTTGCCTCTCTCAAGAGACTTAGATCCTCAGGAAAGCATGCATGGAGAAGAACTGCTGTCTATGGCTAGCAATATTCTTGTGCAG CTTTTTTGGCGTACAAGGAACTTGGGGTACTTACTTGAAGCAGTTTTGGTGCTAGAGTTTGGATTAACTGTTCGCAA GCATGTCTGGCAATACAAGATTACTCTGGTGCATCTGTACTCTTACTTGGGAGCTCTTCCGTTGGCACATCGATG GTATGTAAGCCTGGAGGTCAAAAACATTCTTCTAGAATCCGTCTCACACCACATCTTGCCACAGATGTTGAGTTCTCCTTGCTTGCAACAAACTGCCAGTCTTGTGAAGGATTATCTTAGGTTCATGGATGATCATTTGAAAGAATCTGCTGATCTTACCTGTCTTGCATATAGGCACCGTACTTACTCAAAG GTAATTGAATTTGTGCAGTTCAAAAATCGCTTGCAATGCTCCATGCAGTATCTTGCTGTAAAATCTGATTCTGTAATACTGAGCCTGAAGCAGAAGTCTGAGTCTCTTGAGGAAGTGGAG TCTGTTCTTGAAAATGTGAATCATGGAGGAGGCTTGGTTGATCTATCAAGTGAAGACAACATGAAACATTTAACTTTTAATGAAGATCTCGAGGCACGTCCTTGGTGGACACCAACAACCAGTGTAAATTTTCTTTCAG AACCAATTGATGAAAGTTCGACACCTGCGCGCTTTAGGGCCAAAGTG TGCAAGCACAAATCTACTGAGAAGGATGGCCCTAAGATGAGAGATGCTGAGAGAAAATGTCTTGTCCCCCGGCTTGTTTACCTTTCCATGCATGGTTGTGTATCTTCCCTCAGGGAGACTGAGCCCAATGGGTCTGTTTCTGATATCACTGTTGGGGAAATGAAAACCTtacttgagaaatatgctaggactATTGGCTATTCCATGGATGATGCTCTAAGCATGATTCTTGGTATATCTTCAGGCAAGAAGTCTATGAAG GATTTTGCTCCTGATATTGTGAGCTGGATGAGTTTTGCTGTATTTATTAATGCAATGAACTTGTGGTCAAATGAATCAGTGATCCCCAGAACTGATCCGAGCAGCCCAAGTTCTTGGGAGATTGTGGACAGCTTAGTGAAAATTTGCATAGAGGAGCACCTGACTGATGCCAATAGAATCCTAACTTGTCCTGGAAATAAAATTCCACTGTTAGTGCAAATGGTTACAGAACCCATTTCTTGGCATCTCATCATAATCCAGTCCTGCATGAGAGTGGTGGCCCCGcaaggaaagaagaaaaagaaaagcggCCCATCGCTGCGACCAAACATGCCTCAGTTGCAAGGAATTCAAAGATCTGTTCAGTGCTTGATTGAAACACTCCGAAGTGTCCAAAAATGGTTATCTGATCAGATGAGTCCAGAGGAGCAAGGTTTGGATATCTTAATGTCATATTTGCAAGGAACTGGCGATGAAGGTCCAGGACAGACATTCAGAGTCTTGGAAGAGAAACCAGCAGCACATGCCTCTGAGCTTGGTGATCGAATTGCTCAGTCTCTGGAAGCATGGAGTTCTACTGGTGTGGTAAGAAGAATTGTTGGAGCAGAACATGAGGTGCTAGCCGAGTTCAAGAAAATGGTTGACTCTAAACTCAAGCTGCTCATGTCGGAATCGGCTTCTCTATCTTCGGTGTTACACTAG